A section of the Virgibacillus sp. NKC19-3 genome encodes:
- the glyS gene encoding glycine--tRNA ligase subunit beta, with translation MGKDALFEIGLEELPARFIDDAEDQLAERTKNWLEEERVSYGSITTFSTPRRLAVNIQDMAEEQTTIEEEAKGPALNIAKDEEGKWSKAALGFTKGQGKTVEDIYTKEVNGTSYIFVKKHIEGKKTTDLLPEFKAIITSIQFGKNMRWAEETLRYARPIRWLVALFGETVIPFEIAQVKTGNKTFGHRFLGGTITLKKPSEYQSALRKNFVLVDTNEREQLILDGIKRLEEKENVQIPVDQELLDEVRNLVEYPTVFIGSYDQKFLQLPSEVLITSMKEHQRYFPVKSKDNDLLPYFVGVRNGDDHELETVIRGNEKVLRARLSDAQFFYEEDQKHSIDSYLEKLKRVVFQEKLGTISDKVKRVVHLTTKLADLLNIDEKARDIAVRAAEISKFDLMTNMVNEFTGLQGVIGEKYALHYGEDKNVSKAIREHYLPKQANGELPESLAGSIVSVADKLDTIVGCIAVGLIPTGSADPYGLRRQATGVLRILKDNKWNVSFERLLDITQNLYQLMDIDQEDSEKVKDNLHEFFQLRTAYLLNEVHIEQDIVHAVLNREIGVVHYTFSKANVLTAKRNDDQFKHIQEALVRVLKLSTNSNQSDIYPAFFETTTERTLFEMYQSVCGNYHEAKQEMKADCALAKLGELADPIHHFFEYNMVMAEDKQLRENRLALINKIAYLITDYADLSAVEWKQHF, from the coding sequence ATGGGGAAAGATGCCTTATTTGAAATTGGACTCGAAGAATTACCTGCACGATTTATCGATGATGCAGAAGATCAACTTGCTGAGCGGACAAAAAATTGGTTGGAAGAAGAACGAGTATCTTACGGAAGTATAACAACGTTTTCTACACCAAGAAGACTCGCCGTAAACATTCAAGACATGGCAGAAGAGCAAACAACGATAGAAGAGGAAGCAAAAGGACCAGCGCTAAACATAGCTAAAGATGAAGAAGGCAAGTGGTCAAAAGCAGCATTAGGCTTCACAAAAGGGCAAGGAAAAACAGTAGAGGATATCTATACAAAAGAGGTAAATGGAACCTCCTATATTTTTGTTAAAAAACATATCGAGGGAAAGAAAACCACGGATTTATTACCCGAGTTTAAAGCAATCATTACGTCCATCCAATTCGGAAAAAATATGCGTTGGGCTGAGGAAACGCTAAGATATGCTCGACCGATCCGTTGGCTTGTAGCTTTGTTCGGTGAAACTGTGATTCCTTTTGAAATTGCTCAAGTAAAAACAGGTAATAAAACATTCGGTCATCGGTTTTTAGGAGGAACAATCACACTCAAAAAGCCATCAGAATATCAATCCGCTTTGCGTAAAAATTTTGTTTTGGTTGATACCAATGAGCGTGAGCAGTTGATTTTAGACGGAATAAAGAGGCTGGAAGAAAAGGAAAACGTCCAAATTCCCGTTGACCAGGAACTACTGGATGAAGTACGTAATTTAGTGGAATATCCAACTGTATTTATTGGTTCATATGATCAAAAGTTCCTGCAGTTGCCTTCAGAAGTATTAATCACATCTATGAAAGAGCATCAACGTTATTTTCCTGTGAAGTCTAAGGATAATGATCTCCTTCCTTATTTCGTTGGTGTTAGAAATGGCGATGACCACGAGCTTGAGACTGTTATAAGGGGAAACGAAAAGGTACTTCGTGCACGGCTGTCGGATGCGCAGTTTTTCTATGAAGAGGATCAAAAACATTCCATTGATTCCTATTTAGAAAAACTAAAGCGTGTTGTTTTCCAGGAAAAGTTAGGAACGATCAGTGATAAAGTAAAGCGTGTGGTTCATCTTACCACCAAGCTGGCAGATTTATTGAATATTGATGAAAAGGCAAGAGATATAGCTGTAAGGGCTGCAGAAATAAGTAAGTTCGATTTAATGACAAATATGGTAAATGAATTTACCGGTTTACAGGGAGTAATCGGAGAAAAATACGCTCTTCATTATGGTGAGGATAAAAATGTATCGAAAGCAATAAGGGAGCATTATTTACCTAAGCAGGCAAATGGGGAGCTACCTGAGTCACTTGCAGGTTCGATTGTAAGTGTTGCTGACAAACTGGATACCATTGTAGGCTGTATTGCCGTAGGGTTAATACCAACAGGTTCAGCAGACCCGTATGGTTTGCGTAGACAGGCGACAGGGGTACTTCGTATCTTGAAAGACAATAAGTGGAATGTTTCATTCGAGCGTCTGTTAGACATCACCCAAAATCTATACCAACTTATGGATATTGACCAAGAGGATAGTGAAAAAGTGAAAGACAACCTGCATGAATTTTTCCAGCTTCGTACTGCGTATTTGCTCAACGAAGTACACATTGAACAAGACATTGTGCATGCAGTGCTAAATAGGGAAATTGGTGTTGTACATTATACATTTTCAAAAGCGAATGTCTTAACAGCAAAACGTAATGACGATCAGTTTAAGCATATTCAGGAAGCGTTGGTTCGTGTCTTAAAGTTATCAACCAACTCCAATCAATCAGACATATATCCGGCATTTTTTGAGACAACAACAGAGCGGACATTATTTGAAATGTATCAATCTGTATGCGGTAACTACCATGAAGCTAAGCAGGAAATGAAAGCAGATTGCGCTTTGGCCAAACTTGGGGAACTAGCTGATCCTATTCATCATTTCTTTGAATATAATATGGTAATGGCTGAAGATAAGCAGCTCCGGGAAAACCGTCTTGCCCTTATAAATAAGATTGCTTATTTAATAACCGACTATGCTGATTTGTCAGCTGTAGAGTGGAAACAACACTTTTAA
- a CDS encoding YqzL family protein yields the protein MIDITWKLFSQTGNIETYLLMKELENDSKSHEVTQTANVDSRPLNTNV from the coding sequence GTGATCGATATTACTTGGAAGCTGTTCAGTCAAACGGGAAACATTGAAACCTATTTATTAATGAAAGAGTTGGAAAATGATTCAAAGTCACATGAGGTCACACAGACTGCAAATGTGGATAGTAGACCACTAAATACAAACGTATAA
- the glyQ gene encoding glycine--tRNA ligase subunit alpha, with amino-acid sequence MSIQEIILKLQKHWSEQNCIIMQAYDVEKGAGTMSPMTLLRSLGPEPWNAAYVEPSRRPADGRYGENPNRLYQHHQFQVVMKPSPDNIQDLYLESLEQLGIDPLQHDIRFVEDNWENPTLGAAGLGWEVWLDGMEITQFTYFQQIGGLEASPVTVELTYGIERLASYIQDKENVFDLEWTNGVTIGDIFFQPEYEHSTYTFEESNTDMLFQLFSMYEQEAKVTMEKGLVFPSYDYVLKCSHTFNLLDAKGVISVTERTGYITRIRKLARSIAKTYVAERKRLGFPMLKKEAK; translated from the coding sequence ATGAGTATCCAAGAAATCATTTTAAAACTTCAGAAACACTGGTCTGAGCAGAATTGTATTATTATGCAAGCTTATGATGTAGAAAAAGGGGCAGGAACAATGTCACCAATGACATTACTGCGCAGTCTTGGGCCGGAACCATGGAATGCGGCATACGTAGAACCATCACGAAGACCAGCGGATGGTCGCTATGGAGAAAACCCGAATCGATTGTATCAGCATCATCAATTTCAAGTTGTTATGAAGCCATCTCCGGATAATATTCAAGATTTATACTTGGAGTCATTGGAACAGCTTGGGATTGATCCACTGCAACATGACATCCGCTTTGTGGAGGACAATTGGGAAAATCCAACCCTTGGTGCTGCTGGATTAGGCTGGGAAGTATGGCTAGATGGGATGGAAATTACACAATTCACATATTTCCAGCAAATTGGTGGACTAGAAGCGAGTCCCGTAACAGTAGAATTAACCTATGGTATTGAACGTCTGGCATCTTATATTCAAGATAAAGAAAATGTATTTGATTTAGAATGGACAAATGGGGTTACGATAGGAGATATATTTTTTCAACCGGAATACGAACATTCAACCTATACATTTGAAGAATCAAATACCGATATGTTGTTTCAGTTATTTTCCATGTATGAACAGGAAGCAAAAGTAACCATGGAAAAAGGGCTGGTTTTCCCGTCTTATGATTATGTACTAAAATGTTCGCATACATTTAATTTGCTTGATGCAAAAGGAGTTATATCTGTAACAGAGAGAACCGGTTATATTACAAGAATCAGGAAGTTAGCCAGAAGTATTGCAAAGACTTATGTTGCCGAAAGAAAACGGCTTGGATTTCCTATGTTAAAAAAGGAGGCGAAATAA
- the recO gene encoding DNA repair protein RecO, which yields MLEKMDGIIIKTQDYGETHKIITIFSKKLGKFSAIARGAKKPKSRMAAVTQPFIYAQFFVYVNSGLSTIQQGEVIYSFRSIREDIIKTAYTAYITELTDKLTDFQTPDIYIYDQLYQTMNWISENEDVDIPIMMYELKLFKKGGFAPIVDRCVHCGNKDTIAAFSIAEGGLLCNRCRHLDQEAISIPSSVAKLLYMFSSVDLERVGSISVKTKNKHLLRRILDAYYDQYGGYFLKSRNVLNQLELFRYENSY from the coding sequence GTGCTCGAAAAAATGGATGGAATTATTATTAAGACACAAGATTATGGTGAAACACATAAAATTATAACCATTTTTAGTAAAAAGCTTGGGAAGTTCTCTGCTATTGCCAGAGGAGCAAAAAAACCGAAAAGCAGAATGGCTGCAGTCACGCAGCCATTCATATATGCTCAATTTTTTGTTTATGTCAATAGTGGACTGAGTACAATTCAACAAGGAGAAGTGATATATTCATTCAGATCCATTCGTGAAGATATTATAAAAACTGCCTATACAGCTTATATTACAGAATTGACAGATAAACTTACCGATTTTCAAACGCCGGATATTTATATATATGATCAATTATATCAAACGATGAATTGGATTTCCGAAAATGAGGATGTAGATATCCCGATCATGATGTATGAGTTAAAACTGTTTAAAAAGGGTGGATTTGCACCAATCGTTGATAGATGTGTTCATTGTGGAAATAAAGATACGATTGCAGCCTTTTCTATTGCAGAAGGGGGATTGTTATGCAATCGCTGCAGGCATTTGGATCAAGAAGCGATTTCCATACCTTCATCAGTAGCTAAACTCCTGTATATGTTTTCAAGCGTTGATCTTGAAAGAGTCGGTTCTATTTCTGTCAAAACAAAAAATAAACATTTACTAAGGCGAATTTTGGATGCTTATTATGATCAGTATGGGGGCTACTTTTTAAAATCACGTAACGTATTAAATCAATTGGAACTTTTTAGATATGAGAATTCTTATTGA